A genome region from Anastrepha ludens isolate Willacy chromosome 3, idAnaLude1.1, whole genome shotgun sequence includes the following:
- the LOC128859132 gene encoding Golgi resident protein GCP60: MDSNQQISALEKWGFPLMELYRLALSFYKQNSGKAIHLSYEDNLKLIAFKQQATMGPFDASHAPELGVLDVIGRDRRLHWQLLGAISREQAMEGFIDLLDTMCTAFRPYVEAVKQNRDENLKAELRRMEEEKLEKEKREHMQKELLEEGYKEEMQRRQLQDALNKQTYQQFKSYAEKQFPGNPEQQGVLIRQLQEEHYHQYMQQLHMHNKNQTMMRNNNSVESGDRSTQQVIPNEAADVAGNVNELEQALQHFNGEEQQQDDISQDDCLIIEPARMWTRPDIDVFKAEVSAGEGDGVITVAQGDVLTIRVPTIAIGKCIFWEFATDNYDVGFGVFFEWSKPTTNEVTVQGTESDEEDEELTEEDLLSTNEDLESGSLSNEREALAQNSVIKPPVSIIVPVYRRDCFNEVYVGSHTYPGEGVYLLRFDNSFSLWRSKTVYYRIYYEH; the protein is encoded by the exons ATGGACAGTAATCAACAAATCTCTGCGTTAGAGAAATGGGGATTCCCATTGATGGAACTGTATCGATTGGCGTTGAGTTTCTATAAAC AAAATTCTGGCAAGGCAATACACCTTTCATATGAggacaatttaaaattaattgcgTTTAAGCAGCAAGCTACAATGGGCCCCTTTGATGCCAGTCACGCCCCCGAATTGGGTGTTCTTGACGTTATTGGCCGTGACCGACGTTTGCATTGGCAGCTTTTGGGCGCTATTAGCAGGGAACAAGCAATGGAAGGCTTCATAGATTTATTGGATACTATGTGCACAGCTTTTCGTCCATATGTGGAGGCTGTTAAGCAAAATCGGGATGAGAACCTAAAAGCAGAGTTACGTCGCATGGAAGAAGAAAAGTTGGAAAAGGAAAAAAGGGAGCATATGCAAAAAGAATTACTAGAAGAAGGCTATAAAGAAGAAATGCAGCGGCGTCAACTACAGGATGctttaaataaacaaacttaCCAGCAATTTAAG AGTTATGCTGAGAAGCAGTTTCCTGGTAATCCCGAACAGCAAGGTGTACTCATACGACAGCTACAAGAGGAACACTACCATCAGTATATGCAACAATTGCACATGCataataaaaaccaaacaatGATGCGAAATAACAACAGCGTCGAGTCCGGAGATAGAAGTACTCAGCAGGTAATACCAAACGAAGCAGCAGATGTTGCAGGTAATGTCAATGAATTAGAACAAGCCTTGCAGCACTTCAACGGCGAGGAGCAACAGCAAGATGATATTAGTCAAGATGATTGCTTGATAATAGAGCCTGCCAGAATGTGGACACGGCCAGATATTGATGTATTTAAAGCCGAAGTGTCCGCAGGCGAAGGAGATGGTGTTATAACCGTAGCTCAAGGGGATGTTCTAACG ATTCGAGTGCCCACGATCGCAATTGGCAAATGTATATTCTGGGAATTCGCTACAGACAACTATGATGTCGGCTTTGGAGTATTCTTTGAGTGGAGTAAGCCGACAACAAATGAAGTTACTGTACAAGGCACTGAAAGCGACGAGGAGGATGAAGAGTTAACTGAAGAGGATTTGCTATCAACTAACGAGGACCTGGAATCTGGTTCACTAAGCAATGAGCGCGAGGCTCTAGCGCAGAATAGCGTAATCAAACCACCTGTGTCCATAATAGTCCCCGTCTATCGTCGGGATTGCTTCAATGAGGTTTATGTTGGGTCTCATACATATCCAGGCGAAGGCGTATACCTGCTAAGATTCGATAACAGTTTCAGTTTATGGCGCTCAAAAACGGTCTATTATCGCATCTACTACGAGCACTaa
- the LOC128859129 gene encoding cytokine receptor produces MVKLLRYVSISAIVLWLAQFAVAFRDDDVGETIPAHVEMNVGDSVNISCLINPTRFYGENPCEMYFINELTRQRVPDEDILVMNSTYIVYMLRNAPEQSSRFLCKCDKDAIMESYVYVGTAPSGVSQFDCRSYDFEYMVCNFSQPENPVLTQYNLTYYINSPDYETPAYCNFDMKPLVVCNITAEHSYRPQVEEYHFKVHSSNALGSYKQEFAINNLNVMVPARPGDDFHIIKLTTDSMEAMWSMPKYDSYTPNKHRGLQWEVLLHPDGFPVRNSSAQVRVVHVERGCKLLLSELPYAYYWYELRLRVKVRAAAASEDTWSPTFKYRFRTQPRMPDRPPRTDNGGFYVNPLETEVRLYWEQLEKWEENGGNFTYVIRGIEKHKNGRTRALLPRQQESSFAVFEWRNDLHYTFEISSRNHMGESSSSNRITIYPITSRSAKQHTPYSIHNVYHQTNRSYTLTWLPPRLRADLQNYTVYWCYSKLAMPTDCRGSIHFRHVSRETQRFATEPQVAEHDHSLTLAVSANYLDYNTGMHWTSCSVDVNADFEPMEPEVQSISATELRVQWSSKTVCPSILNGYNLTYCEVENTHDTDSITPPSVGSGLFESFTSGKTVPTEKAACKGLSTTITIDKNLNKCNISGLKPYTLYRMEMFMFSNIKVGKPSEPLLVRTFESAPTPPRQLHLSELTDSSARISWYPPSQTNGHIRQYIVKLNNKEFAVNATAFDGDNEISFVLQNLTSFTPYKAFVIAVTRYNSDHSNDIHFTTYMSAPSKLGNFELINKNNVEVELKWAPPSVPGGRLDYYEVAVTQLRGDYVERRRISVVFGTRCVLRVPTCPDRDYQTKVEVRAINAALIANNEANQLDIVQHEIRDKFDHDVLNYEDNDDLVCNGVVDIAARDRQNAQLMRYHNKDMYLLYKSDWYPLTSFGCAQRQLGKITAITLMVVCTSILLMAVMFFATKKWKMMSDIQCTLPAALDAYLTKELNTGTGVFGGAIINREVGGVFVNDLLSSAVMSNGSNERLHNEEHHLLGALKNDSGYIGDGLLFGRSISAVATSEATNNDGSEEDLTRRGREYLNSESSADSLIGSTNSNGGAYGEGETQNAAINAVALKRIAEEPSGYVQAPQVQAAAMSGYVTATDLNAWTQPKATAEAITAHANGVGAGTSGYIQAAVVAAAGAQPKNSVAPALEAETAAFSGYITQTDLTAWAQPNQPVTAAANTVLHACHSGYIKASDVNKPYAWSQPAQVRASELDLGINSDYIKVSDLSATNVARPEQQQQQQQQQKPVTVAPVNSGYVTVDSLTAIGSKAPTPTPVMPSVSTTNNANQPQAPPSANANQSTSCYVQPSALQQMLFSPPSTADSKAINSPLVNTNFSGYTTLDALGKLLPPQGAPLMNSPPAQTGGKPGLIGYVTQREMNEFGQQQQQHMQ; encoded by the exons ATGGTTAAATTATTGCGCTACGTTAGCATTTCAGCAATAGTGCTGTGGTTAGCACAATTTGCTGTTGCCTTCCGTGATGATGATGTGGGAGAGACGATACCGGCGCACGTTGAGATGAATGTGGGCGACAGTGTAAATATATCATGTCTTATAAATCCTACAAGATTCTATGGCGAAAATCCTTGTGAAATGTATTTCATAAACGAATTGACAAGGCAACGTGTGCCTGACGAGGATATTCTGGTAATGAACTCTACCTACATTGTGTATATGCTGCGCAATGCACCTGAACAATCATCAAGGTTCCTATGTAAATGTGATAAGGATGCGATCATGGAATCCTACGTTTACGTGGGTACTGCACCAAGCGGTGTATCACAGTTCGATTGCCGCAGTTACGATTTCGAATATATGGTTTGTAACTTTTCACAACCAGAAAACCCGGTGCTTACTCAATACAATCTGACCTATTATATAAATTCGCCAGATTATGAAACGCCCGCTTATTGTAATTTTGACATGAAACCGTTGGTGGTGTGTAATATAACCGCGGAACATTCGTATCGCCCTCAAGTCGAAGAGTATCACTTTAAAGTGCATAGCAGCAATGCATTGGGCAGTTATAAGCAAGAATTCGCCATAAATAATTTGAACGTAATGGTGCCAGCGCGTCCAGGTGATGATTttcatataattaaattaaccaCAGACAGCATGGAAGCCATGTGGAGCATGCCTAAATACGACTCGTATACACCAAACAAGCACAGGGGATTACAATGGGAAGTACTCTTACATCCAGACGGATTTCCAGTGCGCAACTCGAGTGCGCAGGTGCGAGTGGTACACGTGGAACGCGGGTGCAAGCTGTTGCTGAGTGAGCTACCTTACGCCTACTACTGGTATGAGTTGCGCTTACGCGTTAAGGTGCGAGCCGCTGCCGCTAGTGAGGACACGTGGAGTCCAACATTCAAGTATCGTTTCCGTACGCAACCGCGTATGCCAGATCGTCCGCCACGCACAGATAATGGTGGCTTCTATGTAAATCCATTGGAAACCGAAGTACGTCTGTATTGGGAACAATTGGAAAAGTGGGAGGAGAATGGTGGTAATTTTACTTATGTGATACGAGGAATCGAAAAGCACAAAAACGGCCGAACGCG agCATTGCTGCCGCGACAGCAAGAATCCAGTTTTGCTGTTTTCGAATGGCGCAATGATTTGCATTATACATTCGAGATCAGTAGTCGTAATCATATGGGAGAATCATCCTCATCCAATCGCATTACAATATATCCGATAACAAGTCGATCAGCCAAGCAGCACACGCCGTACTCCATACATAATGTCTATCATCAGACAAATCGCTCGTACACGTTGACCTGGCTGCCACCCCGTTTGCGTGCGGACTTGCAGAATTACACTGTGTATTGGTGTTATTCTAAGCTGGCGATGCCAACAGATTGCAGA GGTTCTATACATTTTCGTCATGTAAGTCGTGAAACGCAGCGTTTTGCTACGGAGCCTCAAGTGGCTGAGCATGACCATTCGCTAACGCTAGCCGTCTCGGCCAATTATCTAGACTACAACACCGGCATGCACTGGACATCGTGTAGCGTCGATGTCAATGCTGACTTTGAGCCAATGGAACCGGAGGTGCAGTCGATTTCTGCCACGGAATTGAGAGTACAATGGAGTTCGAAAACTGTTTGTCCTTCAATTTTGAATGGTTACAATCTAACCTATTGTGAGGTGGAAAATACCCACGACACCGACAGCATTACACCGCCTAGCGTTGGTAGTGGATTGTTTGAGTCGTTTACCAGCGGCAAGACTGTGCCTACCGAAAAAGCTGCTTGTAAAGGTCTATCCACTACCATCACCATCGATAAGAACTTGAATAAATGTAATATCAGTGGTTTGAAACCATATACGCTGTATCGCATGGAGATGTTTATGTTCTCGAATATTAAGGTTGGCAAGCCAAGTGAGCCGTTATTGGTGCGTACTTTCGAGTCAGCACCGACACCACCGCGTCAACTGCACTTATCGGAATTGACGGATTCGAGCGCCAGAATTAGTTGGTATCCGCCTAGTCAAACTAACGGACATATACGTCAGTATATTGTGaaactaaataataaagaatttgCGGTTAATGCTACAGCTTTCGATGGGGATAATGAAATCAGTTTCGTATTGCAAAATCTCACCAGTTTCACGCCATATAAAGCATTCGTTATTGCGGTGACAAGGTACAATTCGGATCACAGCAATGATATTCATTTTACGACGTATATGAGCG CGCCCTCCAAGCTGGGCAACTTCGAATTGATTAACAAGAATAACGTGGAAGTGGAACTTAAATGGGCACCTCCCAGTGTACCTGGTGGACGTCTCGATTATTACGAGGTTGCCGTTACGCAACTGCGTGGAGATTACGTGGAACGTCGACGGATTAGCGTTGTCTTCGGTACCCGTTGTGTGTTGCGTGTGCCGACCTGTCCCGATCGCGATTACCAAACCAAAGTGGAGGTGCGAGCAATCAATGCGGCTTTGATTGCCAATAATGAAGCAAATCAATTGGACATTGTACAACATGAAATTCGTGACAAATTCGATCACGATGTTCTCAACTATGAAGACAACGACGATTTGGTTTGTAATGGTGTTGTTGATATAGCGGCTAGAGACCGCCAAAATGCCCAACTGATGCGTTATCACAATAAAGATATGTACCTGCTATACAAATCCGATTGGTACCCGCTTACAAGTTTTGGTTGTGCACAACGGCAGCTGGGTAAAATTACAGCTATTACATTGATGGTTGTGTGTACGTCAATATTGCTGATGGCGGTCATGTTCTTTGCTAcgaaaaagtggaaaatgaTGAGCGATATTCAGTGTACGCTACCCGCAGCTTTGGATGCATACCTCACGAAGGAACTTAATACCGGCACAGGTGTCTTTGGTGGTGCGATTATCAATCGTGAGGTGGGCGGAGTTTTCGTTAATGATCTCCTGTCCTCAGCAGTAATGAGCAATGGCAGCAATGAACGACTGCACAATGAGGAGCATCATTTGTTGGGAGCGCTTAAAAACGATTCTGGTTACATTGGTGATGGTCTGTTATTCGGCCGGAGCATTAGCGCTGTGGCTACGTCGGAGGCGACGAACAATGACGGCAGTGAAGAAGATCTAACCCGTCGTGGACGCGAATACTTAAACTCTGAAAGCTCTGCGGATTCGCTGATAGGCAGTACGAATAGCAATGGAGGCGCATATGGCGAAGGTGAGACGCAAAATGCGGCAATAAATGCGGTGGCACTAAAACGCATTGCAGAGGAGCCGTCGGGGTATGTACAGGCACCCCAAGTCCAAGCTGCTGCTATGAGCGGTTATGTCACGGCGACCGATTTGAATGCTTGGACGCAGCCAAAAGCCACTGCAGAAGCAATAACAGCACATGCAAATGGAGTAGGCGCTGGTACGAGTGGCTACATACAGGCTGCTGTTGTGGCAGCTGCTGGGGCACAGCCAAAGAATTCAGTAGCACCCGCGCTTGAAGCTGAAACAGCTGCATTTAGTGGTTATATCACGCAAACTGATTTAACGGCTTGGGCACAACCAAACCAGCCCGTCACTGCGGCAGCAAATACAGTTTTGCATGCTTGCCACAGTGGTTACATTAAAGCCTCCGATGTTAATAAACCCTATGCATGGTCTCAACCGGCGCAGGTGCGCGCAAGCGAACTGGATTTAGGCATTAATAGTGATTATATTAAAGTAAGCGATTTATCTGCCACCAATGTCGCTAGAccagagcagcagcagcagcaacaacaacaacagaaaccgGTGACTGTAGCGCCCGTCAACAGTGGCTACGTAACAGTCGATAGTCTCACAGCGATTGGATCAAAGGCACCGACACCAACACCAGTAATGCCCAGTGTCAGCACCACCAATAACGCCAACCAACCGCAAGCACCACCGTCAGCAAATGCCAACCAGTCCACCAGCTGTTACGTGCAGCCAAGCGCTTTACAACAAATGCTATTCTCACCACCATCTACAGCTGACTCAAAGGCCATCAACTCTCCGTTGGTCAACACAAATTTCAGCGGCTATACGACACTTGATGCGCTGGGCAAACTACTGCCACCACAAGGCGCACCCCTTATGAATTCGCCGCCCGCACAGACGGGTGGTAAACCTGGTCTCATCGGCTATGTAACACAGCGCGAAATGAATGAATTtgggcagcagcagcaacaacatatGCAGTAG
- the LOC128859130 gene encoding AP-1 complex subunit beta-1: MTDSKYFTTTKKGEIFELKSELNNDKKEKKKEAVKKVIASMTVGKDVSALFPDVVNCMQTDNLELKKLVYLYLMNYAKSQPDMAIMAVNTFVKDCEDSNPLIRALAVRTMGCIRVDKITEYLCEPLRKCLKDEDPYVRKTAAVCVAKLYDISSSMVEDQGFLDQLKDLLSDSNPMVVANAVAALSEINEASQSGQPLVEMNSVTINKLLTALNECTEWGQVFILDSLANYSPKDEREAQSICERITPRLAHANAAVVLSAVKVLMKLLEMLSSDSDFCATLTKKLAPPLVTLLSSEPEVQYVALRNINLIVQKRPDILKHEMKVFFVKYNDPIYVKLEKLDIMIRLANQTNIAQVLSELKEYATEVDVDFVRKAVRAIGRCAIKVEPSAERCVSTLLDLIQTKVNYVVQEAIVVIKDIFRKYPNKYESIISTLCENLDTLDEPEARASMVWIIGEYAERIDNADELLESFLEGFQDENAQVQLQLLTAVVKLFLKRPSDTQELVQHVLSLATQDSDNPDLRDRGFIYWRLLSTDPAAAKEVVLADKPLISEETDLLEPTLLDELICHISSLASVYHKPPTAFVEGRGAGVRKSLPNRAPAAGTAEPEAGGEAMVIPNQESLIGDLLSMDINAPAMPVAAPTTSNVDLLGGGLDILLGGGPTEPAAGGATSLLGDIFGLSGAALTVGVQIPKIVWLPAEKGKGLEIQGTFSRRNGEIFMDMTLTNKAMQPMSGFAIQLNKNSFGLIPASPMQVAPLPPNQSTEATLPLGAHGPVQRMEPLNNLQVAVKNNIDIFYFACLVHGNVLFAEDGQLDKRVFLNTWKEIPAANEVQYSLSGVIGTTDGIASKMTTNNVFTIAKRNVEGQDMLYQSLKLTNNIWVLLELKLQPGNPDATLSLKSRSVEVAPMIFAAYEVIIRSP, translated from the exons ATGACGGACTCCAAGTATTTTACAACCACCAAAAAAGGTGAAATCTTTGAGCTAAAATCTGAGCTGAACaatgacaaaaaagaaaaaaagaaggaaGCTGTAAAAAAG gtCATCGCCAGCATGACGGTAGGCAAAGATGTGTCTGCTCTATTCCCTGATGTAGTAAACTGCATGCAAACGGATAATCTTGAACTAaagaaattggtttatttatatttgatgaATTACGCTAAATCCCAACCAGATATGGCAATAATGGCTGTAAATACCTTTGTAAAG GATTGTGAGGATTCCAACCCGCTTATTCGCGCTTTAGCTGTACGCACAATGGGTTGCATTCGCGTTGATAAGATAACTGAATATTTATGTGAGCCACTACGTAAATGCTTAAAGGACGAGGATCCTTATGTACGTAAAACTGCTGCTGTTTGTGTTGCAAAGTTGTACGATATTTCATCTTCAATG GTTGAAGATCAAGGTTTCTTGGATCAGTTAAAGGATCTACTTTCCGATTCAAATCCCATGGTAGTAGCCAACGCCGTTGCCGCACTGAGTGAAATTAATGAAGCCAGTCAATCGGGCCAACCACTGGTTGAAATGAACTCAGTTACCATCAATAAATTGCTCACAGCGCTTAATGAGTGCACGGAATGGGGGCAAGTCTTCATACTCGACTCGCTAGCCAATTACAGCCCTAAGGACGAGCGTGAAGCTCAGTCGATATGCGAACGTATCACACCACGTTTGGCACACGCCAATGCAGCAGTTGTTTTGAGCGCCGTAAAGGTGCTAATGAAGTTGCTAGAAATGCTTTCAAGTGATAGTGACTTCTGTGCAACACTAACCAAGAAATTGGCACCACCATTAGTTACACTACTTTCTTCTGAACCAGAGGTGCAATATGTTGCATTGCGAAACATTAATTTGATCGTACAAAAACGCCCAGATATTCTTAAGCACGAGATGAAAGTGTTCTTTGTCAAGTACAATGATCCAATTTATGTGAAATTGGAAAAACTCGACATTATGATACGCTTGGCTAATCAAACCAACATTGCACAAGTGCTTAGCGAGCTGAAGGAGTACGCTACTGAAGTAGATGTGGACTTTGTACGCAAAGCTGTGCGTGCCATTGGACGTTGCGCCATTAAG GTCGAGCCCTCTGCAGAGCGCTGCGTGTCCACTCTACTTGATTTGATCCAAACCAAAGTCAACTATGTTGTGCAAGAGGCGATTGTCGTAATTAAGGACATCTTCCGCAAGTACCCCAACAAATATGAGAGCATTATAAGCACACTGTGCGAGAATCTCGATACGCTCGATGAGCCCGAGGCACGCGCCTCAATGGTTTGGATTATTGGCGAATACGCTGAGCGTATTGACAACGCCGATGAGTTACTCGAAAGCTTCTTGGAAGGTTTCCAAGATGAGAATGCTCAAGTGCAGTTACAATTATTAACAGCAGTTGTCAAATTGTTCTTAAAGCGCCCCTCCGACACGCAAGAGCTGGTACAGCATGTGCTTTCTTTGGCCACACAGGACTCCGATAATCCCGATTTGCGTGACCGTGGCTTCATATACTGGCGCTTATTGTCTACTGATCCAGCCGCTGCCAAAGAGGTTGTCTTGGCTGATAAGCCATTGATTTCAGAGGAAACTGATTTGTTGGAACCAACTCTCTTGGATGAACTAATCTGTCATATAAGTTCGCTGGCAAGTGTATATCACAAACCGCCAACAGCATTTGTTGAAGGTCGGGGTGCTGGCGTTCGCAAATCGCTACCAAATCGTGCACCAGCTGCTGGCACTGCAGAGCCGGAGGCTGGTGGCGAAGCTATGGTTATACCGAATCAAGAGTCTTTGATTGGCGATTTGTTATCGATGGACATCAATGCACCCGCCATGCCTGTGGCTGCGCCAACCACAAGCAATGTGGACTTGCTCGGCGGGGGCTTGGATATTTTG CTCGGCGGTGGTCCAACAGAGCCTGCTGCCGGTGGTGCAACTAGCTTACTTGGAGACATATTCGGCTTGTCTGGTGCTGCGCTCACTGTGGGTGTGCAAATACCGAAAATAGTTTGGTTACCTGCCGAAAAGGGTAAAGGTCTCGAAATACAGGGCACATTCTCGCGTCGCAATGGCGAAATCTTCATGGACATGACACTTACCAACAAAGCTATGCAGCCCATGAGTGGTTTTGCTATACAACTCAACAAAAATAGCTTTGGGTTGATACCCGCTTCCCCGATGCAAGTTGCACCTTTGCCACCTAATCAGAGCACAGAAGCTACACTACCACTCGGCGCACATGGTCCCGTGCAGCGCATGGAACCTTTGAATAATCTGCAAGTGGCAGTCAAGAACAACATAGATATTTTCTACTTTGCATGCCTAGTCCATGGCAATGTGCTCTTTGCCGAGGACGGTCAGTTAGATAAGCGTGTCTTCTTGAACACCTGGAAGGAGATACCCGCCGCCAATGAGGTCCAATACAGCTTGAGCGGTGTTATTGGCACAACCGATGGCATTGCCTCGAAAATGACCACTAACAATGTGTTCACTATTGCCAAGCGTAATGTAGAAGGACAGGATATGTTGTATCAATCATTAAAATTAACCAACAACATTTGGGTTTTGCTCGAATTGAAGTTGCAGCCGGGTAACCCAGATGCCACTTTGAGTCTGAAATCTCGTTCGGTGGAGGTGGCGCCAATGATATTCGCCGCCTACGAGGTCATCATACGCTCGCCTTAA
- the LOC128859134 gene encoding cationic amino acid transporter 2, translating to MKPSDLLQLTERIKIKIPLPPGVSTTTLIPKLIRTKDVKQLQDGSAQPTKPKLTKCLNTLDLTSLGVGSCCGTGMYLVAGMVAKNLAGPGVIISFIIAAIASIFSGACYAEFGVRVPHTSGSAYMYSYVAVGEFVAFIIGWNMILEYLIGTSACACALSSSFDSLTGGAIANAIGDTIGTIFGKPPDFVAFGIALIMTCILAMGASKSVIFNHTLNAINLATWVFVMAAGLFYVDSSTWTEHQGFLPYGWSGVFSGAATCFYAFIGFDIIATTGEEAHNPQKSIPKAIVGSLVIVLMAYVSVSLVLTLVVPFDHISSGAALVQMWSYVGAPKCRAFVAVGATAGLSVAMFGSMFPMPRVIYAMAQDGLIFRQLSQLWQRTNVPGLATIGSGIAAALVALTVRLEILVEMMSIGTLLAYTLVSTCVMILRYQPHSTSLVELLPSQLRTPLAPGAATDPSATTAEVLPSNKLTIKRVTRGMSDSDDSFIDESPEGYLGRDDQFLVSDRSENKFYGSVHGAPTGPTGQATAFDTMGLNFVSRKIHDYAYLCPGFFPWINPGQATTESGMYVTKLVGIMFGLIFFLDLFAAIGWSGGLAAFIYFILFIGIFVILLIISRQPQNRYALAFLTPGLPFIPAIAITVNIYLIFKLSILTLVRFTIWMTLGFIMYFYYGITHSTLEQTTDEMELHVDKDYSKNVEEKAVWDQPTYMNQSNEPVWATKDTRAKPTATAKRSNTNYSKATESNPTSQQQTKNPTSTRNPAVNSSTTNDGKFTMFIDETQFPKWDD from the exons ataaaaattaaaattcctcTGCCGCCAGGCGTAAGCACAACAACACTAATACCAAAGTTAATACGCACCAAGGATGTGAAACAGCTGCAGGACGGCAGCGCGCAGCCGACAAAGCCGAAATTAACG AAATGCCTAAATACACTGGACCTGACGTCACTTGGTGTAGGCTCGTGTTGTGGCACTGGTATGTACCTGGTTGCGGGTATGGTGGCGAAAAATCTCGCTGGCCCCGGTGTGATAATTAGTTTTATCATTGCTGCGATAGCAAGCATTTTCTCAG gtgCCTGCTATGCAGAATTCGGCGTGCGCGTGCCACATACTTCCGGCTCAGCTTATATGTACTCCTACGTAGCGGTGGGGGAGTTTGTAGCGTTTATTATTGGCTGGAATATGATATTGGAATATTTAATAGGAACAAGTGCCTGCGCGTGTGCTTTAAGTTCTAGTTTCGATTCACTGACCGGTGGTGCAATAGCGAATGCAATTGGCGATACAATCGGCACCATATTTG GTAAGCCACCCGATTTTGTAGCATTTGGCATAGCACTGATTATGACCTGCATACTGGCGATGGGTGCAAGTAAATCGGTAATATTTAATCATACGTTGAATGCCATAAATCTGGCGACATGGGTATTTGTGATGGCCGCAGGTTTATTTTATGTTGACTCCAGCACTTGGACAGAGCATCAAGGTTTTCTGCCATACGGTTGGAGTGGT GTATTTTCAGGCGCAGCGACTTGCTTTTATGCGTTTATTGGCTTCGATATAATTGCCACCACCGGTGAGGAGGCACACAATCCTCAGAAGAGTATACCGAAAGCCATTGTTGGTTCATTAGTTATTGTTTTGATGGCGTATGTGAGCGTTAGTTTAGTGTTAACACTAGTCG TACCTTTTGACCACATCAGTTCTGGCGCGGCGTTGGTGCAAATGTGGTCTTATGTGGGAGCACCCAAGTGTCGTGCCTTTGTCGCCGTGGGCGCTACCGCTGGCCTATCTGTAGCAATGTTCGGCTCTATGTTCCCCATGCCGCGTGTGATTTATGCCATGGCGCAAGATGGCCTAATATTCAG GCAACTCTCGCAACTGTGGCAACGCACTAATGTACCCGGTCTAGCGACCATTGGTAGCGGTATTGCAGCCGCTTTAGTTGCGCTTACGGTACGTCTCGAAATTCTCGTGGAAATGATGTCCATTGGCACACTGCTCGCATACACGCTGGTCTCCACTTGTGTGATGATATTGCGCTATCAGCCACATAGCACATCACTGGTGGAGTTGCTGCCATCGCAGCTGCGCACACCGCTCGCGCCGGGCGCAGCAACAGATCCGAGTGCCACTACTGCTGAGGTACTGCCGTCgaataaattaacaataaagcGTGTAACACGTGGCATGTCCGATTCCGATGATTCATTTATCGACGAGAGTCCGGAAGGTTACTTGGGACGTGACGATCAATTTCTTGTTTCCGATCGCTCAGAAAATAAGTTTTATGGCAGCGTGCATGGCGCACCAACTGGACCGACCGGCCAAGCGACCGCCTTTGACACTATGGGCCTGAATTTCGTGTCACGTAAAATACATGATTATGCGTACCTGTGTCCCGGCTTCTTTCCATGGATCAACCCGGGTCAAGCCACTACGGAAAGTG GCATGTATGTCACGAAACTTGTTGGAATCATGTTCGGTCTCATATTCTTCTTGGATCTGTTTGCGGCCATTGGCTGGTCCGGTGGCTTAGCCgcattcatttatttcattttgttcatTGGCATATTTGTGATACTATTAATCATTTCAAGACAACCACAAAATAG ATATGCGCTCGCATTCCTAACGCCGGGACTTCCATTTATTCCAGCAATTGCCATAAcagttaatatttatttaatatttaagttaAGCATACTCACATTAGTTAGGTTCACTATCTGGATGACACTGGGCTTCATCATGTACTTCTACTATGGCATCACGCACAGTACACTTGAGCAGACGACTGATGAGATGGAACTGCATGTCGATAAAGATTAT AGTAAAAATGTCGAGGAGAAAGCGGTATGGGATCAGCCAACCTATATGAATCAAAGCAATGAGCCAGTGTGGGCTACAAAGGACACACGCGCAAAGCCTACAGCAACAGCAA AGCGTTCCAACACAAATTATTCCAAAGCAACTGAAAGCAATCCCACAAGTCAGCAACAGACAAAAAATCCCACTAGTACAAGAAACCCAGCAGTGAATTCCTCAACAACCAATGATGGTAAATTTACCATGTTCATCGATGAGACGCAGTTCCCAAAATGGGATGATTAA